Proteins encoded together in one Prunus dulcis chromosome 3, ALMONDv2, whole genome shotgun sequence window:
- the LOC117621223 gene encoding DNA repair protein UVH3 isoform X1, whose protein sequence is MGVHGLWELLAPVGRRVSVETLAGRRLAIDASIWMVQFMKAMRDEKGEMVRNAHVLGFFRRICKLLYLRTKPVFVFDGGTPALKRRTVIARRRQRENAQSKLRKTAEKLLLNHLKAMKLKVLAEDIKNQRQNQKNDAKGKQSLPDQTGRMGDDNLEKNDMALLSSNQEKLDEMLAASIQAEEEGGLAKNASKFTAAVPCEEDSEEDDEEMILPEMNGEVDPAVLANLPPSMQLGLLLQSNKQDNEAKGKKIMSDQTEMVGINLENCEVVSRSCNQEKLDEMIAASIAAEEDAGATNNASTSTASIIVEEDVDEDGDDDEEMILPEMHGKVDPAVLAALPPSMQLDLLVQIRERLMAENRQKYQKVKKDPGKFSELQIQSYLKTVAFRREIDQVQKAAAGRGVSGVHSSRIASEAHREFIFSSSFTGDKQVLASARADKNGDKQQAPKEHPSNFRNSVPSTNNVTGATPDESTSVFDDNIETYLDERGHLRVSRVRAMGIRMTRDLQRNLDLMKEIEQEKTNTNKIINTRNLLNERDIDISKSSCSSRKFIETSCGDNVDSIDTGVLRSHPGQKKVLESSVGDNSLNDRNNQCTLKLETPIEISIEDGGESKSFDGDDDLFASLVAGNAVTTNANDILRKQSSGSDSDCDWEEGTVEVKSKVPCVEGNMSDDSEVEWEEGVCGITENTSSFPHECGKTVSKGYFEEEANFQEAIRRSLEDIGDEKCAYASSAEEKLQSFGGEAHKGAEFIDRETKIVEAVLVGKIGKRQNESSCDIVDGVKKMKSVTDLDSPPAQTIQNVSERENFCGGMQCAESVTPSGTKEVHMITEQVLGTFNEDDSLSTLPNTLEKNKAHSFDALSCDATNWVDDQKNEIEAEPSCHIVEMANPAALTGSLTEKLTNDCDVDKTWVKEKSHDNFFQESEHSWDKSSLNSDANARVEATEANLEEEMLILGQECTNLGDEQRRLERNVESVSSEMFTECQELLQMFGIPYIIAPMEAEAQCAYMELTNLVDGVVTDDSDVFLFGAQSVYKNIFDDRKYVETYFMKDVEKELGLSREKLIRMALLLGSDYTEGVSGIGIVNAIEVVNAFPEEDGLHKFRDWIESPDPTILGKFDGETGSSAKKRGSKFGDKDINSQSNKEEVSAFDQNNCPGQEHKQSADLIEEIKQTFMDKHRKVSKNWHIPSSFPSEAVSVAYTCPQVDKSTEPFTWGKPDHFVLRKLCWEKFGWGTQKADELLIPVLKEYVKRETQLRLEAFYTFNERFARIRSKRIKKAVKGIAGNQSSELIDDAAQEVSRSRKKGSISTDEPGGDKSEKLSEGTEKGVFRDQRNSKGKSTIKQLRKRRTTEVPVPSDRPKPAEMARTTNRRLHANGKGRGRGRKVLGRGKGKENPSAEASETSSSKGDDDDDDGMDLHMETVEGSGEVRRSGRLRKPVNYRVNDLENDDVDDPLDHCDTKCSNEESGEQLLSWDEGKCEEGSSRFSEKKQQNAGNLSPNAGLCNDYLETGGGFCLVEDETGELAGGGFCPVEDETGELAGGGFCPDEDETGELGLSQHHDPSFEAEVSEDYLKMGGRLCRDGQIGNDRDEIGVQATAAASEDSDLPNFSGYVNKVDFGNASVQSSVGTKRPLQGFEGCERTGAYDAEQSINDEIASKNDDHSKLSVLLQENTVDNSGQPSVGVGALSAMPFLRKKRRQT, encoded by the exons ATGGGCGTCCACGGTCTATGGGAACTACTGGCCCCCGTCGGCCGCCGCGTGTCCGTCGAAACCCTAGCCGGAAGAAGACTCGCCATCG ATGCGAGCATATGGATGGTGCAGTTTATGAAGGCAATGCGGGACGAGAAGGGAGAGATGGTTCGCAACGCGCATGTACTCGGCTTCTTTCGTCGAATTTGCAAGCTACTGTACCTGCGGACCAAGCCCGTCTTTGTATTCGATGGCGGAACCCCAGCCCTCAAGCGCCGCACTGTGATCGCTCGAAGAAGACAGCGGGAGAACGCCCAGTCCAAGCTTCGCAAGACTGCCGAGAAATTGCTTCTCAATCAT CTTAAGGCTATGAAGCTGAAAGTCTTGGCTGAGGATATTAAGAACCAGAGGCAGAATCAAAAGAATGATGCCAAGGGTAAGCAAAGTCTACCAGATCAAACTGGTAGGATGGGAGATgataatttagaaaaaaatgATATGGCCTTGCTGAGTAGCAACCAGGAAAAGCTGGATGAAAT gttggCAGCATCTATTCAGGCCGAGGAAGAAGGGGGTTTAGCAAAGAATGCATCAAAATTTACTGCCGCTGTTCCTTGTGAGGAGGATAgcgaagaagatgatgaagagaTGATACTA CCAGAGATGAACGGTGAAGTTGATCCAGCTGTATTAGCTAATTTGCCTCCATCCATGCAACTTGGACTTCTTTTGCAA TCAAATAAGCAGGATAATGAGGCTAAGGGTAAGAAGATTATGTCAGATCAAACTGAGATGGTGGGAATCAATTTAGAAAACTGCGAAGTGGTCTCAAGGAGTTGCAATCAAGAAAAGCTAGATGAAAT GATTGCTGCATCTATTGCGGCAGAGGAGGATGCTGGTGCAACTAATAACGCGTCAACATCAACTGCTTCTATTATTGTTGAGGAGGATGTTGATGAAGATGGCGATGATGATGAAGAGATGATACTG CCAGAAATGCATGGTAAAGTTGATCCAGCTGTATTAGCTGCATTGCCCCCATCAATGCAACTCGATCTTCTTGTTCAA ATTAGAGAGAGGTTGATGGCAGAAAACCGACAAAAgtatcaaaaagtcaaaaag GATCCTGGAAAGTTCTCTGAGCTACAAATACAATCTTATCTTAAAACTGTTGCTTTCCGTCGCGAGATAGATCAAGTACAGAAAGCTGCTGCTGGGAGGGGGGTTAGTGGTGTCCATAGCTCACGGATAGCCTCTGAGGCTCACAGAGAGTTTATcttttcttcatcatttaCTGGTGATAAACA AGTACTTGCATCTGCAAGAGCTGATAAAAATGGAGATAAGCAACAAGCACCAAAAGAGCATCCTTCAAATTTCAGGAACAGTGTTCCGTCTACAAATAATGTGACTGGAGCAACCCCAGACGAATCCACAAGTGTTTTTGATGACAACATTGAGACATATTTGGATGAGAGGGGCCATCTTCGAGTCAGTAGAGTGAGAGCTATGGGGATCCGTATGACCCGTGATTTACAAAGGAACTTGGATTTGATGAAGGAGATTGAACAGgagaaaacaaatacaaacaaGATAATCAACACTAGGAATTTGCTCAATGAAAGAGACATTGACATTTCAAAAAGTTCTTGTAGTAGTAGAAAATTCATAGAAACATCATGCGGTGATAATGTTGATTCCATTGACACTGGTGTGTTGAGAAGTCATCCTGGTCAAAAGAAGGTTTTGGAATCCTCAGTTGGTGATAATAGCTTGAATGACAGAAATAATCAGTGTACATTAAAACTTGAAACTCCTATAGAAATATCTATTGAAGACGGTGGGGAGAGCAAGTCttttgatggtgatgatgatctTTTTGCTTCTTTAGTGGCAGGAAATGCTGTAACTACTAATGCTAATGATATATTAAGAAAACAATCTTCTGGTTCTGATTCAGACTGTGACTGGGAGGAAGGAACTGTTGAAGTGAAAAGTAAGGTGCCTTGTGTGGAAGGCAACATGAGCGATGACAGTGAAGTGGAATGGGAGGAAGGAGTTTGTGGTATTACAGAAAATACCTCATCTTTTCCTCATGAGTGTGGGAAAACAGTTTCCAAAGGTTATTTTGAAGAAGAGGCTAATTTTCAGGAGGCAATAAGGAGAAGTCTTGAGGATATTGGGGATGAGAAGTGTGCTTATGCATCATCTGCAGAGGAAAAGTTGCAATCTTTTGGAGGAGAGGCTCATAAAGGTGCTGAATTTATTGATAGAGAAACTAAGATAGTTGAGGCAGTTTTGGTCGGGAAAATTGGTAAGCGACAAAATGAATCATCTTGCGATATTGTTGATGGAGTCAAAAAGATGAAAAGCGTTACAGACTTGGATTCTCCTCCAGCACAAACAATACAGAATGTAAGTGAAAGGGAAAATTTCTGTGGAGGAATGCAATGCGCTGAATCTGTTACTCCGTCAGGAACAAAGGAGGTCCATATGATTACTGAACAAGTCTTGGGTACTTTCAATGAGGATGACAGTTTATCTACCTTGCCCAATAccttagaaaaaaataaagctcaTTCTTTTGATGCCTTGTCTTGTGATGCTACCAATTGGGTTGATGATCAGAAGAATGAAATTGAAGCTGAGCCATCATGTCATATAGTTGAGATGGCTAACCCAGCTGCCTTAACGGGGTCGTTGACAGAAAAACTAACAAATGATTGTGATGTTGATAAAACATGGGTTAAGGAAAAGAGTCATGACAATTTTTTTCAGGAAAGTGAGCACAGTTGGGACAAATCTTCACTCAACAGTGATGCGAATGCACGTGTTGAAGCCACAGAGGCTAATTTGGAGGAGGAAATGCTAATTCTCGGCCAAGAATGTACGAATCTGGGAGATGAGCAGAGAAGGCTTGAACGTAATGTAGAATCAGTCAGCAGTGAGATGTTCACTGAATGTCAG GAGCTACTGCAAATGTTCGGTATACCCTACATTATTGCGCCGATGGAAGCAGAAGCCCAATGTGCATATATGGAACTTACAAACCTTGTTGATGGTGTTGTGACTGATGACTCCGATGTGTTCTTGTTTGGGGCGCAAAGTGTgtacaaaaatatatttgacgATCGTAAATATGTTGAGACATATTTCATGAAG gACGTTGAGAAGGAGCTTGGCCTAAGCAGAGAGAAGTTAATTCGTATGGCACTTCTTCTTGGAAGTGATTATACTGAAGGAGTTAG tGGGATCGGCATTGTCAATGCTATTGAAGTTGTAAATGCATTTCCTGAGGAGGATGGCCTCCATAAATTCCGGGATTGGATTGAATCACCAGATCCTACCATTCTAGGGAAGTTTGATGGTGAAACGGGATCAAGTGCAAAGAAAAGGGGGTCTAAGTTTGGGGATAAGGATATCAATTCACAGAGCAACAAGGAAGAAGTCTCTGCATTTGACCAAAATAATTGTCCCGGTCAAGAGCACAAGCAGTCAGCTGATCTTATTGAAGAAATAAAGCAAACTTTCATGGATAAGCAT AGGAAAGTGAGCAAAAATTGGCATATTCCCTCCTCTTTTCCAAGTGAAGCAGTTAGTGTTGCTTATACTTGTCCACAGGTGGACAAATCAACTGAGCCCTTCACATGGGGAAAGCCAGATCATTTTGTTCTTCGCAA ATTATGTTGGGAAAAGTTTGGTTGGGGTACCCAGAAGGCAGATGAATTGCTAATACCCGTTCTGAAGGAGTACGTCAAACGCGAG ACTCAACTGCGGCTGGAAGCTTTTTACACGTTTAATGAAAGATTTGCAAGAATTCGTAGTAAGAGAATCAAGAAAGCTGTTAAAGGTATCGCTGGAAATCAATCTTCAGAATTGATAGATGATGCTGCTCAAGAAGTTTCTAGAAGTAGAAAGAAGGGAAGCATAAGTACTGATGAACCTGGGGGTGACAAATCAGAGAAACTGTCAGAGGGAACAGAGAAAGGTGTTTTTAGAGATCAGAGAAATTCTAAAGGAAAGTCAACTATTAAGCAGTTGAGGAAAAGGAGGACCACTGAAGTGCCTGTTCCATCTGACCGACCAAAGCCTGCTGAAATGGCACGAACAACTAATAGAAGATTGCatgcaaatggaaaaggcAGAGGAAGAGGTAGGAAGGTATTGGGAAGaggaaagggaaaagaaaatcccAGTGCTGAAGCATCTGAAACCAGCTCTAGTAagggtgatgatgatgatgatgatgggaTGGACCTTCATATGGAGACAGTAGAAGGGTCCGGAGAAGTGCGCAGG TCGGGGCGTTTGCGGAAGCCTGTAAATTACAGAGTCAATGACTTAGAaaatgatgatgttgatgatcCACTAGATCACTGTGATACAAAATGTTCCAATGAAGAGTCAGGGGAACAACTTCTTTCCTGGGACGAAGGTAAATGCGAGGAAGGTTCTTCTCGTTTCAGTGAGAAGAAACAGCAGAATGCAGGGAACTTGTCTCCTAATGCGGGCCTGTGTAACGATTATCTTGAAACGGGAGGTGGGTTCTGCCTTGTTGAAGATGAAACTGGTGAACTTGCAGGAGGTGGGTTCTGCCCTGTTGAAGATGAAACTGGTGAACTTGCAGGAGGTGGGTTCTGCCCTGATGAAGATGAAACTGGTGAACTTGGTCTCAGCCAACACCATGATCCTTCTTTCGAGGCTGAGGTTTCTGAAGACTACCTTAAGATGGGAGGGAGGCTTTGCAGAGATGGTCAGATTGGTAATGACCGAGATGAAATTGGTGTACAAGCTACAGCTGCTGCCTCTGAAGATTCCGACCTTCCCAATTTCTCCGGCTATGTCAATAAAGTTGATTTTGGTAATGCTTCAGTTCAATCCAGCGTTGGCACCAAAAGACCTTTACAAGGATTTGAAGGTTGTGAAAGGACAGGTGCATATGATGCTGAACAAAGTATAAATGATGAAATAGCTTCAAAGAATGACGATCATTCGAAGTTGAGCGTGTTACTGCAGGAAAATACTGTAGATAATTCTGGACAGCCATCCGTAGGGGTAGGAGCTCTAAGTGCAATGCCTTTCCTCAGGAAAAAAAGGCGGCAGACCTGA